AATAACATTCCAAATTCTATTACCTGCCTTTGCACAAAACCATTTTTCCAGTTATAAATGTAGTCTCTTGTAATTCCAGGCAATAAATGGTATAAATGACAAGATGAAAAGGTATTCTTTCAGTGAAAAGACCCGATAAATCTCGACTGCTCTGCTATTTTATGACTCCACTGTAAGTGGATTTAAAGTAAGATCTCAGTCATCGCTGCAGTCCTCACCTCTGTTTGCTCACCTGTCTTTTTCAGCTGGAGCTTCAGAGCTGGGTCACAGAAGGAGATGACCCAAATAGACCGGTTAGGTGCCCTGCCACCAACCTGTGgtccaaaaaaaatgtagagtACCTTGTCCTGGATTCCCATTCACCTGATGGTGGGCACAGAAATACCAGTCCCTACATTACCAGGAAATCCTGTTTATAGAGCCAGTATGAGAAAGTGGCAATAAGGATTAAATAAGATAGACATTGTAAAGAGTGATTAAAGAACAATGTTTTCTACATGCAGGTACCTTCATCAAAGTGTTGAAACACACACCCATAACCCTCACTTACATAAACTTATCAGCAGTGATTATTCACCTTTTAAGAATACAGCATAAGTGAGTGATAACAAACATGTGCCACATGATGCTGGTGTCAAATCAGCTGCTGACACTATTTAGGCAGACTAACACTCACATGAATTGCATCATTTGAGTACATTATAGTGTATCTATACATGATAATGCATGATACTACAGATGGTCTCCTTTCAATGTGCTAATCACTAACAAATCCAACTGAAGCCTTTCAATGTGTTCACTTAAACTATAGAGAATACAGTGATGTTTCAGGTCAtactcaattttttttggactggagcaataaaaaaagaaaacccatttATGCTTTCCCCTTCAGAACGTTTCTTGAAACACTTTCCCTTCTCGCAgtgtggtgacacagcgggtagagctgctgtgtcagggctcctgggctgtgagttCCAATCTGGCTCACCCTCTATGGCGCTGACATGTTTTGCGCTCCTGTTTTCTTGGACTTGATGTCTCCaaattgttaaatgaataaatgttcatgtcaGCAAAACACCTGAATAGGGTGTACACCCAACCCCAGGCACAGCTGCAACCAGGTTTTCATGACCCTTTCTAAATATACCAAAATGAAAGTGGCCACAGCTACAGCAGTGCTGAAAAACATGAGGCAGCACTTTCCACACCCAGATGATGCTTTTTTGGCATGATTTAAGTTGGTCTGCGACCtctgtttatgaaaaatacaaaaaaagtttaactgcCAAAAGCTTATGCAAAATTCGTACATCAGGGACTCACCACATTGCAATTTTTGTATAGCTTTGGTACAGgtttgataaatatttattctaGACTACAGCTGCATAATCCTGAACATGTTAATGTATTAATCACTGTACATAGTTTGAGTGTTTAAGCACTGATGTCTCATAGCTCTTGTGATGCAAGTTcagatatgggtttgaatctcacattCTGTTTTATaaccaaatgtaaaaataagtttCATTCAGCTAAGTGAGTTCAACTCAGTGCTGGGAAGTCCCATAACAGGTATATAGGTTTGGTTCaacagcatttcatttcagagTGCTTTAAATGAAGTTTGCTTAAAGGGTGATCAGCGCTGCTCGTCTACTGACCACCACATAGAAAATCGCACAATTAGAGTTGTTCAGTCTGAATTGTACCTAGATGACTTACTTGGGGTTACACTGGCAGCAGCTAGTGTAGCACTGAAGTAATTCCCTTGCGATTACCCTTAAGCAAGCTAACCaccctgcactgatacagtGAGTATATACTACTATAGGTTGGCAAATGATCCAATATTTATAGTTAGCTGggacaaaagcatttgctaataAACTTAGCttcatgctttaaaaataagcaGCTAAGGAAAAGTTCTCAACTCACCCTATATTCTTAGTAGGTGCAGACAAACAGGAGGGTGAGACAGCATATATGTTGAAGGTTCTGCTAACCTGGGAAAAACAAGCCATTGTACCATggaaaacaggttttttttattagctcAATGAACAGACTCTGAATGTACAGACAGCCTCTATCGGTAGCGGCGCAATTGGAGGGTGTTGCGTCTCTTCCAGGCTGCTCTTCGCGACCCTCCAATGGTCAGATGGAACTTGTGACCCTTGCCCAGGCCGCGACTCTTCTTGCCGGCGGATGTCAGGCCACGCATCTCTCTGTGCTTGTGCACAGGCTTGGTGATCCACTGCGTGTCGGGGTTGCGTCTGATGGCCTTGTGGAACGGGTCAATGAGGATGACCTCAAAGAACTTGTATGTGGAATCTTCGCCTACCCAGTAGGAGTTGAGGACTCGCAAAGCACCGCAATGACGACCAGCACGCTCCtgtcaattaaattaataaaattttttaaaaaactaacttGATTTAAAAACAGTGCTCACAAGCATAAACCAAATATTGTGTCAGCAGTTAGTTCCACTCAGATGATATACAGAGCAAGAGAAAACGAAGGGTTTGGAAATAAAAATCAAGTTAAACCACGAGAAGTGGCATGTCAGAATATCGGACAAAGCCGTAGCTATGCCATCTTCGGCTCTGAAATTAGCTGCGCTTCTCAATTTCACATGACCTCCTAAACAGACACTAACACCCCTCAAACATATAATGTACTCTGAACCCTCATCTATGCCAATTATGTTCACCATATCACTCTGGCAATAAAATGAACGCTGATATATAGAATGAGAAGCAAAGGACAATGAAAAatcatttgtaaagaaaaaaacacttatagAGAGTTTCAGTATAAAATCTAATAAACTTGTTTCAACAATCATCctataaaacatcaaaaatctGAATGTGGTCTAAAAACAGACACTGACCTCAGCAACAGACTGCAGGCTGCGGGCAAACTTGAGCTGGTTCACACCATGGTGCACAGGCTTGCCATAGGTGGCACCCTTAGGCACAGGGCGCTTGCGGCCTCCACGGCGCACACGGATACGGTAGATAACGTAACCTGTAAGAATAAAGTACCATAAGCTGGGAAAAAGGTCATGATCTGTGACTTGTCATACTACCTTTAGtggttgtgtattatttaaTGACACAGGATATACAGGATTAACAAAGCACCTGAAGACTTCTGTTTATCCACAAAGATCAGGCTTGTCCAGGCAAAGCTAGTGTTCTACAACATCTCCTTCCTTCAGCACATCCTTAAACAACTGAAATGGTTTTGATTTAGGCATGGCTTTCATTCCGTAATATTTAAAGTCTGCAAATTTTAGGCCAAATTTTCAGTAAGCTTTTCCACACAATTACATCAGCTTTTCAATAGACAGCACAAGATTTAAAGTAAGTGCGCTATCTTATGAAGAATgaggaaaactgaaaattttggTGCAGCCATACTGGGTCTGTTTATACACAACAACAAACCTTGCTTGGCCTTGTAGCCAAGTCGGCGGGCCTTGTCAGGTCTTGTAGGTCTGGGAGCACGGTGGAGAGCAGACAGCTGACGGTACTGCCAGCATCGGACACGCAGCAGGAAGCGCATCACATCGGACTGCTTCTTCCTCCATAGCTCCTGCATGTATTTGTACGCTCCCATGTTGACTTAACTGCAAAGGAGAGAGCAAAAGAGGACCATGAGACGAATTCCATACCAGTTCAACGTAACAAACATCTGGGATCGTGGCATTTCCGTATACAAGTGTATTGTATCATTTCATCTCGAGCAGGACGTGAACCAAGTTCTCAAATCAGTATCAAACAAACCCTCTACTACATCAAGGAGGTGAGCATGCTGAATGAAACATTTGAGAAATGACTGGGCCTGTAAATCACATATCTGGGAACCTGTGACACatgtcacacacattgtcaaCACTGTGACTCTGTATTTGGCGTGCAGCCGTAGAGATTAATAAACTCGATCAGTAAGCATTTGAGTTGAGCAGTGAACCAAAAGTCAACAGACAAACTCCTTAAATGACCAGAACTTCGCACTGTATCCCTATTTTCGGCACTCTGCACGAACCACAACCAGCATGTGAAACGTATTCCACGGTCTGAAACCgcagaaataaagtgaaataaagatTCCTCGTCGGTTAGTTGCATCGTACAATGCCAACTGAGGTCACAACCAGACAACACACTATAATATGATCTTAGAATATGAGTAAAAGAACTGGTAGTAAAGCGTTTTCTTCAGCTACTTGTATTTCAATATTCCACCTTCCAAATGGCATTTGCTAACTAGCTACACGGCCCATGCACCTTCCAGAAAAACGCAGAAATTAAAACACCTCTTCGGACTCGTCGAGGAAAATAAAGGCTGATTAGAGATGATAAGGCATTAAGGATAGTGTGTTCACCATAACAAGGACCGATGAATCATTTTAATGAAAGATATTCAATGGattctgaaacagaaaaacagaaaagcctTACTTTACTGATGGCGTACCAAccggaaaggaagaaaaagtttACCCATCATGCTTTATGAAAAACCCATGACGGCATTTCCTGTAAGTGAACTAGGCGcagctgggaaatgtagttttatgAGGAAATAAGACCCAGCGCGTTACATTGCCCGCATTTTTTTGCTTAACAAATAATGTCATATTTGGTGAGCGATGCACGTATTAATTTAAACGCAGCAGAAGCCTGGATTAAATCAGCAAAAAATCCGCAAGTAGCAGCCCATGATTTATCACTAATTTAAAAACTATGTTACATAAACCCAAAACGACTTTCAGggttatcatcatcatgtagACACAAGTTTACTTAGCGCTAAACCCAGATTTACATGCGCGCGCACCATATCACATCAGTCAATGTTGGGCCCAGAAGAGTCGCtccgctgggggggggggcgacttTGCCTGATTCACTTTCACGCGCCCGCTTTACTTTAGTTTAGAGACAGAGAAGAACTGGCGACGTCTTCCATTCGCATATAACGATCTACCTTCATGTAGTCcttttatctatctatctatctatctatctatcttgcCGGGTCATTTCAGTGCCCAGCAGCGCCATGGGAAAGGGCTGCAAAGTGGTGCTCTGCGGCTCGGCGTCCGTGGGCAAGACGGCGATCGTGGAGCAGCTGCTGTACGGGAACCACTGTGTGGGTGAGTCCTCGCTGCTGCCTCTTTGCTGCACTGGCCGCTAaggggcgtagtggttatagGCGTCGATCTGTCATTTCTGCTCGAGCCACTATTGATGCAGTAACACTGAGCACAGTAACACTGCTGTAGGGTAAATGGCTCAACGGCTGTAAATCTCCTTCAGAGACGAGGCGAGAAAGACAATGTGAGtcctaataataattttatatatataaggtGTTCGTTTAGTGTACAACTTGTACATTTCCGGAGCACCTCGGGTCGTAGTGGTTACATTggtgtctttggacccaaaggtggcaggttcaaatcccacctccgctGTAGTACCGGCGTgagcaagcaaggtacttacactgaattgctccggtaaaaaaaatgacccagctctaaaaatgggtcaataattgtaagttattATATGTAAGTGGTGCGGAGAAAAGTGTGAGGAAAAACgaatgaatgtaataaatatggAGCGAAGAGCCGCATCGTTGGTTGGGT
This genomic interval from Scleropages formosus chromosome 23, fSclFor1.1, whole genome shotgun sequence contains the following:
- the rpl15 gene encoding large ribosomal subunit protein eL15 codes for the protein MGAYKYMQELWRKKQSDVMRFLLRVRCWQYRQLSALHRAPRPTRPDKARRLGYKAKQGYVIYRIRVRRGGRKRPVPKGATYGKPVHHGVNQLKFARSLQSVAEERAGRHCGALRVLNSYWVGEDSTYKFFEVILIDPFHKAIRRNPDTQWITKPVHKHREMRGLTSAGKKSRGLGKGHKFHLTIGGSRRAAWKRRNTLQLRRYR